The genomic segment GCTGTGGAACCCGATCTCCTGAGCGTCATTGCGCCGCTGGTCAAGGAAACGCCTGTCACGCGCACAACCGGGAAAATCGTGTCGCAGTACGGGGCCTCCTTCGTGGTTCAATCCGGCGGCAAACCTGTCACCTCTTCCAGAGCTGTGTCTTGTCTCGTTGGGCCGGAAGTCGGCGACATCGTTGTCCTGATGGACACCGGCGAGGGCGCTTTCATTACGGATGTATTGCGCAGAGAGGCGGAGGCTGCCGGATCGTTGAAGATAGATCTTTCCCGCGCGGATGGCTCGCCGCAGCAGGCTGTTTTGTCTGCTGGCAGCCTCAAACTGGAGGCAGACGAGAGGCTGGATGCATCGGCGGGCGAGATTGCGTTTCAGTTCAAGAACCTGCTCATGAGCGGCGATCAGGTTGCGATGGTCGGGCGGAAACTCGTGACATCAATGCAGGAGATCCTGACGCAGGCGGGCAAGCTTCTTGCGACGTATGACATGACTTCAACGCGTGCGCAGCACCGTATCGACAGTGTCACGGAGACTGACCAGCTGAAAGCAGGGTCGATCCAGACGCAGGCGGAAACGGTTGCCATCAGTCAGGCAGGGTCGGCGATCGTTGTTGCGAAGGAAGACGTGCGGATGGACGGCAAGCGGATCACCATGGGTTAAGCCATGCAGGTCTTGAGTTTTGCGTTGATCACCGGCCGTCTGTTTCCAGGATTCCTCGAATGCGCGTGATAAAGCCCCAGCGTCTTGGTCTTCTGACCAAAACCATGCCTTACCAAGGGGCAGGGCTCTTTGTTGTATCCACGTTCTCAATGTTCGATCTTCTCAATCCGGACGAGATACTGGCAGAAACCGCAATGTGGCCCCTTGTTGCCAAGGAGTTGCCGGAAGGTGCGGTCTTCGATGCTGCGTATCCCAAGCCGCATGGCGAGTTTCTGGTCGCCGGCAGGGCCATGTCCCGCGAGCCGGTTCGTGCCATGCATGTGGCTGTTTCTGTTGGGGAATTGGGTAGGTATCTCTCCGTATTCGGCGACCGTTACTGGGAAACGGGTCCCGATGGTCCGACATTTTCCGAGCCACTACCGTTCACCGAGATCCCTTTGACGCCGGCGCGCGCTTACGGCGGAGAGGGCTTCGCGCCAAACCCTGCGGGGCAGGGTGCGCATGCGCTTGAATTGGGTGCGGCAATCCCGCGCCTAACTTTGCCGAATGTGGAGGTCGCGGGCTCGGAGATCATCTCGATTGCCGATCGCCCGGCTCCTGCCCTTGTCGGCCCGATCGCGTTGGATGACCCGGCGCGCATTGCGCTTGCGGGAACCTATGATAAGGCCTGGGTTGAGCAACGGATGCCGGACTGGCCGGCTGATTTCAATCCGCAATTTTTCATGGCGGCAGCAGCGAGTCAGCAGACCAAGTCCTATTTCACAGGCGATGAACCGATACGCGTTGTCGGCATGTCGGCGCATCATCCGGACATAAAGTCATGCCTGCCGGGCTTGAGGGCCCGAACATTTGTTCAAGATGCGTCTTCACAGTCCGGTCTCAGTGAGATCGCGATGCATATCGACACCGTTTGGATCTTCGGATCTGAACTCAAGGGAGTCGTTGTCCATCGCGGGGTCATGCCGGTCTCCGACCGTGATGGCCGTGATATCACGGATGTTATGATTGCCTACGAGCGTATGGGCGACGAGCCAAGGTCTGGTGATCATTACAGGGAAGTGTTCAGACTGCGGACCGATCCTGACGAGGCACACAAGTATCTCCTGGCCGATGGTCAGTTGTCTCCCGCAGAAGATCCGGAGGAAATCGAGCGGCGCGAGCAGGGCCGCCGCGAAGCAGCGGAAACCAGGCAATCGAAATGGACGGAGAGCCGGCAGTGGCGTCTTGAACGCCTCTTTTCAGAACAGGGCCTCCCGGCAACGCTCGTCCCGGCGATCGATGAGCCTGAAATCAAACCGCTTTCGTTGCCGAGCAAAGAAGATGTAGAGCGCGGCGACGTCGATATTGCACGGCTTATCTCAGACGTGGAAGACTTGCGCCGTGAGGCGGAACTCAAGTCGGACATGGCGAATGCCGAAATCTACGGTCTGGTGAAACAGATCGGAGTAACGCCCCCGATTGTCCCGCCAGCAAGTCTCGACGAAATGGAAGCCCTCGGCCATGGCGCAAGTCCGGAAAAGGGCTACCTGCCGTCTTTCGATCAGCTGCTGCCACAACAAACGCTCGATCAGATTTTGCAGGATTTCGAGAACGCGCCGAAGTCGGCACTGGATGCGCCTTCGCAGCCCGACCCGGCGCTGGCATTCGAAAAAGCCAAGGCAAGGTTTCTGAAAGAGCCGGCCGCTGGATTGTTATCCGCCGCAAAAGACCTGATGAATACGATCCCTGCGAGCCCGTCTGCCCCGGCACTTGTGGACCAGCCTCAGGGGGCGGCAGTTGCCAATTCCGATAAGCCGGCGAAACCCGCAAACGCGGCTCTCGACGACTTTCTGGCAGGTGCCTTTCCGGCTGCAAACAATGGCGAAGGGTCAACGCTGGATACCATCTCTGCCGCGATAGTAGGCAAAAAGTCCGCAGAACCCGATACCGGCGCGGCGATCAGCTCCGCGCAGGGTCAATTGAACGCGGCTGAGGACGAACTGGAAGATGCACTTGCAAGTGTTCGCAGGACCGCTGTTGAAGCAATCGCACCACTGGAACCGGTCGGAGCAGAAGCTGCAGAACTCCTCGGTTCATTTGTCAGATCGTATCTGGAAGAAGGCGGCTCCCTCGCGGGCCGGGATCTTGCCGGCGCGCAGCTTGCGGGCCTTGCCCTGGATGGCGTGAACCTTTCGGGCAGCTTTCTGGAGCGCTGCGAACTTTCCGGATCGTCCATGCGCGGTTCGGATTGCAAAAAGGCGGTATTCAGTGGAGGGGCGCTTTCAG from the Roseibium sp. HPY-6 genome contains:
- a CDS encoding DUF3540 domain-containing protein, with protein sequence MGKQANTRVFEAGPQAVEPDLLSVIAPLVKETPVTRTTGKIVSQYGASFVVQSGGKPVTSSRAVSCLVGPEVGDIVVLMDTGEGAFITDVLRREAEAAGSLKIDLSRADGSPQQAVLSAGSLKLEADERLDASAGEIAFQFKNLLMSGDQVAMVGRKLVTSMQEILTQAGKLLATYDMTSTRAQHRIDSVTETDQLKAGSIQTQAETVAISQAGSAIVVAKEDVRMDGKRITMG
- a CDS encoding DUF2169 domain-containing protein, which gives rise to MRVIKPQRLGLLTKTMPYQGAGLFVVSTFSMFDLLNPDEILAETAMWPLVAKELPEGAVFDAAYPKPHGEFLVAGRAMSREPVRAMHVAVSVGELGRYLSVFGDRYWETGPDGPTFSEPLPFTEIPLTPARAYGGEGFAPNPAGQGAHALELGAAIPRLTLPNVEVAGSEIISIADRPAPALVGPIALDDPARIALAGTYDKAWVEQRMPDWPADFNPQFFMAAAASQQTKSYFTGDEPIRVVGMSAHHPDIKSCLPGLRARTFVQDASSQSGLSEIAMHIDTVWIFGSELKGVVVHRGVMPVSDRDGRDITDVMIAYERMGDEPRSGDHYREVFRLRTDPDEAHKYLLADGQLSPAEDPEEIERREQGRREAAETRQSKWTESRQWRLERLFSEQGLPATLVPAIDEPEIKPLSLPSKEDVERGDVDIARLISDVEDLRREAELKSDMANAEIYGLVKQIGVTPPIVPPASLDEMEALGHGASPEKGYLPSFDQLLPQQTLDQILQDFENAPKSALDAPSQPDPALAFEKAKARFLKEPAAGLLSAAKDLMNTIPASPSAPALVDQPQGAAVANSDKPAKPANAALDDFLAGAFPAANNGEGSTLDTISAAIVGKKSAEPDTGAAISSAQGQLNAAEDELEDALASVRRTAVEAIAPLEPVGAEAAELLGSFVRSYLEEGGSLAGRDLAGAQLAGLALDGVNLSGSFLERCELSGSSMRGSDCKKAVFSGGALSGTDCTRADFSEANLSGVGASQAIFEQAVFKDMTVFKADFSECDFSGASFENCTFVECRFSKARFAGSTLKNCSFAQSDMNAVAFDDAKLEKTGFLSCGLDRSRWSGAAMTKVSYADVSFKNVVVEKAQLEECGWFGGTDMRGTNFSHIHAFKCGFQDAVMRETAFVGAVVEESNLAGTDLELSDMRLSSWRGSLFAFSKIRRADLFGANLREASLHAADLTQSSLRAANFHQTDLSEAVLAFADLTRSNLHFTNLEARP